Part of the Amphiura filiformis chromosome 9, Afil_fr2py, whole genome shotgun sequence genome is shown below.
TGGTAACTATAATCACATCAATTGATACCAGATTTCGGAAAATCGATGACATCgaggaaattttgagaaaaaaagtaccCCATGCCTGGTTTTGTCCAATGCATTGTATCATGGACGCTTCTCAGTTCTTGAGTTTATATCTTATTTAGATTAATTGCCAACATTATATTTTTTGACTATTAaagattgtttttacaaaatcAATAGATTAGTGGTGAAATGATGGTAAAAACTCGCCAGCTGACGTTTCATCCATTTAGATCAGTCGGAtttcttcattattatgttttgatggatccaagtgtgtaaaaatattggatccaacacataataatgataaaattggatgctttacgcccaatatttattggtctcgctatgagttataaaatattggactcgactacgtctcgtccaatattttaaaactcatagctcgaccaataaatatgggctcaaccgatccaattttatatcatagttGTGAAGCTCTACGGCCGAAACAAGTGTTGCCAGTCCTTATGTCGCTTTGTAGCGCTTCACAACTATGAAGAATTTTTTTACCACCATTTCACCTCTTATGTATTGGTTATATAAAAACAATCTTTAAGTTTTCGTTTTGAACTCGAAATTGCTCTATTTGAAAATGTCTTCTTGTGCATATCACCGTTTTCATAGTTATCTTAAAGACGCAATAAACAGTTACAAAGCACTCTTTAATAGTTGTGTGCAAGGCCGGTAATTCATTTGATAAAAAAAGTAGCACTTACCGCGGAGGAAAGATCTTCAGATATCGACAATGAAGTCATATTTTCATGCCTCAATGacgttaaggggtcggtcacccacctttgcacattattttttgtgggacctgagagcacaccagataCACAAATTGCATTGCACATACTAGGAATGtccttgtgatatcaaataattttcattttttttgatacaatacaaattttatggcaaatgaattttttttttcattttggacatttaacattcctcgaagtaaactttctaaatctaatgatatatacttaaagtgtatgtagctgggatgaaaaaccgtccatcaattgaaaattttgacctttcatattgaagatatacatttttccccaaaacatctaaacattttaggtcttttatggggaaaattgtatattattttatCGGGAGAATACCACCTTAACTGGCTGACTAGACAAGTTCTGTATTATGACATAATATATTCTATTTCCTGTTTGCATAATGCAATGCATATTGGCTTACTTTATTGCCATTTTTAAAAGATAGCATGAATGATGAATTAGATGAGTAATGCATAGGGGACGAACACGGGATTGAATCGCCAATGTTTCAATtcgcgtgtttatagtgaatacaCTGAGCTTTTAGTCCATCGTGCACGATAGTCCTTGTATGTATACTgaaactcttgctgtttatagtgcaTTGTATCATGGACGCTTCTCAGTTCTTGAGTTTATATCTTATTTAGATTAATTGCCAACATTATATTTTTGACTATTAAAGATTGTTTTACAAAATCAATAGATTAGTGGTGAAATGATGGTAAAAAACTCGCCAGCTGACGTTTCATCCATTTAGATCAGTCGGAtttcttcattattatgttttgatggatccaagtgtgtaaaaatattggatccaacacataataatgataaaattggatgctttacgcccaatatttattggtctcgctatgagttataaaatattggactcgactacgtctcgtccaatattttaaaactcatagctcgaccaataaatatgggctcaaccgatccaattttatatcatagttGTGAAGCTCTACGGCCGAAACAAGTGTTGCCAGTCCTTATGTCGCTTTGTAGCGCTTCACAACTATGAAGAATTTTTTTACCACCATTTCACCTCTTATGTATTGGTTATATAAAAACAATCTTTAAGTTTTCGTTTTGAACTCGAAATTGCTCTATTTGAAAATGCCTTCTTGTGCATATCACCGGTTTCATAGTTATCTTAAAGACGCAATAAACAGTTACAAAGCACTCTTTAATAGTTGTGTGCAAGGCCGGTAATTCATTTGATAAAAAAAGTAGCACTTACCGCGGAGGAAAGATCTTCAGATATCGACAATGAAGTCATATTTTCATGCCTCAATGACGTtaagggtcggtcacccacctttgcacattattttttgtgggacctgagagcacaccagataCACAAATTGCATTGCACATACTAGGAATGTCATTTTGGACatttaacattcctcgaagtaaactttctaaatctaatgatatatacttaaagtgtatgtagctgggatgaaaaaccgtccatcaattgaaaattttgacctttcatattgaagatatacatttttccccaaaacatctaaacattttaggtcttttatggggaaaattgtataatattttatcGGGAGAATACCACCTTAACTGGCTGACTAGACAAGTTCTGTATTATGACATAATATATTCTATTTCCTGTTTGCATAATGCAATGCATATTGGCTTACTTTATTGCCATTTTTAAAAGATAGCATGAATGATGAATTAGAAGAGCAATGCATAGGTGACGAACACGGGATTGAATCGCCAATGTTTCAATtcgcgtgtttatagtgaatacaCTGAGCTTTTAGTCCATCGTGCACGATAGTCCTTGTATGTATACTgaaactcttgctgtttatagtgaggcaCAGTTACCGCATAAATCATGTACCAACAAACAATACCGTAAATCTGCAATAACCCCAAAGTCACAATTCCAAAGCACGGGAAATGtgtattgtggcgcgagctataaacagcgcCGTTTAACAGTGTGATCATGGCGGCGAACATGTAGTTTCTGTTTTGATAATTCCTAGGGCTGTGAAAAGTTTTGGATACCCTGCGCGCATCCAACGCATCATGAAAAGGCGACTGCTTCCAGTAATACAGTTGTTCTCCTGTGTTTATATAGTGCAAATATTTCcgccaatatccttcggttgagaaggatatcgatgtacggtACATACCAGTTATTGATTATGGTGAGCAAGTTTCCGGACAATATCTGACCGGATAGAATTTATACGCCGTACCGTatatctgctcccactataaacacgctgatatGATATAAAAGTAACATGTAAAAATGTCAAGGCCTCTAGTAGCTTATTCTTAAAAGATTATATGTGattcctcgccacaactgagcccggatgtcgccaatcatcatttttgagatattcaatcaaaatattctgcttgaaattagctttaaaatgatgtatatcatgtctatagtacttgacatttaagtagtgaaaatcaataaaacagtcaataaatcctttctttcctattgtttattgttaagttcgatggagcatatctcaatagtggcactggcgacatccgggctcagttgtggcgaggagtcacatatatgtGAGAAGGTCCAATATTTCAATTCCCAAAGGACCATTATATTTTAACAAACAAACTGGAACACATACAGTTTAAATCTAAACCGAGCGTTAGCTTTTAtattgcattagtttttatcttgtctttgtccttgttccccacaccaagttgttATACCTGGCTTGAATCTTTCTCTCGAGCGTTAGCAGTTATAACAATTTCGATACTTTTCATATGCGCTTTAACCAAATTTCGATGACAATACAAACGAGGCTGAAACTAAATATCGACCGTAAACTGTATTTATATCACGGTTTtgatgtaaaattgtaaattctAATGTTACAAAACCTGTCTGAAATAACAGTAGGCTTTAACCTCTCAGATCAGAGATGTTTAAGTTTAATGAGATCTTTAGTAAGACATGTACTTTTCTAGATGAATTATATTGCCATCTGGTTTGGATAAGTAGCTTTTCACAATTTTGTAGAAGAAATATTGTTAATGTTACAACCGCATTGCATAAGTaggttaatatttatttatataataataagtgatcgtaaaataaataaaaataaaaacacaatgtaCAAAAGATTGGGTTTTATTTAACAGTTTAAGGTCAAGTAGACATTACTGCAGCTTCTACGGTACATTTAATAATTTCAAGCAAGGCAATACAATTTGAATGTCAATGTATTGTATGAAAGTATTGCATGAAATACAGgcttacaatattttttattagacCATGAATTTTGTTAGTGCATAAAACCATCAAAAGTTGCAAtgtttaatgatgtatattttatttCGATCAGGTTCATAGCTGTTGCACTCAACGATATGAAAACCGCATGACCGTATCGAATGTGTCGATGATCGAAGTAGTAAAGGGTAAACCAATTACACAGTTATTTTGACGGTTGTTAACCGTTGGCGCACTTTCGCCTTCATTACACCATTTCAAATATCTCAGCCTCTGCACAGTGTTGCTGTCTATCACGTGAAATCACTCTCTATAGAGGAGCGCATGCGCTAGTTTTCTATATTTGAAGCAAAGCCCTGGATGCGGATTTCACTTTGCAATCACCACTTTGCTCGTGCAGACGTATGCATCGTAAATTACTGTTGCTGCTATGACTGAACTTCAACGCTACCATCACCATGTCTCAAGATAACACGTATTTGGAGGAGCATTCGAATAAAACGAGTTTATTTGATATCGGAGGTGGAAAATGTGCAGTAATTTTTAACGTAAGTGTACAAGAATCGGAAAGTTATCGATATTCACGTGGGGAAACACTGTTACTCACTGTTCTTTTACCATTTATCCTTGTCTTCGGTGTTATTGGAAATGGTCTTTTCATCTATGTAGCTGTTCGAATCCCTCATATGCGAACTATCACAAACCGCTATCTTGTAAGTCTCTCGGTTGCAGATGTCATCTTCCTTCTTGCCGCAATTGGACATAAAATGTGGAAATTTGCTCGTACTCCTGTGAGAGGAGATGATTCGCCGTTAGGAACGCTTGGCTGTGTCTGGATTTACTTCCTCTCGGATGTAGCGTATTTCGCCTCTCTTATGTTTGTGACATTGGTATCCATCGACCGATACGTTGCGGTATGTCGACCTCAAGAGAGACATAGTTTGATAAAAGGAAAAGCATTTGAAATAATAGCATTATGTTGGGTATTTTCTGCCTTACTAGCAGCTTCACTTACACCTGGAAACTTAAACCTAAGCGTATATTGCTTAAATTGGCCAACAGAAGAGCCGTATAACTCATGGCCGGATATTATTCGGTTTTGCGAGCCGCTGAAGCATTTCCGATGGATCAGCAGTTTCTCCACTGGGTTACAAACAATTCCATTTTTCATTACACTCGTGCTAAATATATACTTTTACGTAGCAATCATTCGTGGGTTAGACCAGTGCATACGGCGTATGAGTCAGCATGGTGTGCAGAAAAACACTGACACTGGTATGCGAAACCAAATAGCAAAAATGCTGGTTGTTAACGGCGTAGTATTCTTCTGCTTTTTAACACCTTTTGAAATCTACTCCTTATTTGGAATGGTTGCAATATCACGGAGCAAAGAAGGCTCACCAACTCATTTGATAAAGAACGAAGACATACGCTCGTACATTCTGCTCCTGTCACAGTTCCTATCCTATGTCAATTCCGCCGTTAACCCAATAATATACACTATAATGTGCCGTAGATACAAACAAGCATTCAAGGAAGCACTACTTCCTGCATCGTGTACTCGACCACAAGAATTCGACAAAGGCACCATCTCAGAACAATCATGTCGAACTGGACGTATGGAGCTCACTACGCAAGATAAGAAGGAAACGAATATCTAACTGTTAACGTTTCAAGAAGTTATACTGAATGCTTTAATTGACATAGAGAAGTGAACAAAGTACCCTTGCTGTGGTTATAGATGATATAGATTCACCAAAGTTATCAATATAGGAAAGATATATTTTTAACAATATATCACATAGAATGTGAACAATATACTCTCTCAGCACTGGACAAATTGTCTTTAACTAGTGGTGATGAAAAAGAAACAACCATTTTCAATGGACAAGGCAGTTTCCCATTGTTAAATGCGGTAATTTCAAGACTCGATCTAAAGCAGATAGTGATCACTACTTTTGTAGTTAAAAAGTAAGGTTTAAGTACAAAATGTAAAAGAGTCGTCTcttattgtaaatatttaaataagaTATATTTACGTTCACTCAAGAGTACTTAGAGTACTTTGTTTAAAAAAGAAACGTGATAATTTATCAGGAACGAAAAAAAATTGTCCTATTCTATAAATATGGAAATACATTTGTGTGTGTACGATAGCATGTTAGAGTGTCATAGATTCACGTTATACTAGTTTTTACTGATATATATTCGTGAATTTATGAGTAGcaattacaataaaaaaaaatcccccaaaGCAACAACTAACCAACAACGTGGTAAATGTAATATTATCTCACAAATGccccaaaattatttttaatatatttatgcTACTGGGTGTATGTTGCGTTGTGTGAAATTGTTCGGTGTAAGTAGGGATTGCGTGATTTTGTGTGGAAGCGGGAAATGTTTTAGAGAAGCATGCACAAACGTGTAATTAACTTTTCGTTGTTAACAACAAAATTAGCTTTTATTTTtagttttcctttacattttaagCGTAAAGAATTATGTCATTTTAAAGTCTAAATTATTCCAACGACTATACTTGGATTGGATATATTCATCTCGGGGTCTTGAGCTTGTATTCACAAAATTGTACGTCTACACAATAACAGCATCCCAGTGTTTAGTTGTTACAGGTTTACAGGTGCATTTTAATCTAAGCTGGTAAGGCCCATCAATACAGGTAGCTATATTGAGAAAAGATGAGTGTCTCCGTTTAAGGAAAACTTATGAGTGGTTTGTGAGTGTGTATCTCTTTGAATGGGGTATGTAGTTGTGTGACTGAGGATGAATTTGAATTGAAGGTGTGTGAGTGCGAACTTAGTATACGTCTACATAGCAGCATATGTGTTATGCGAGTGTAAATAAGAAGTTATCGACAGGATACTTGAATTTTTATAATCCCCCCGTGTTATGCATAGAACTATcatttaaaatgtttacaaacaattttaaaaatgtatgtagTTGAATACATGATGTGCGATTCAAACGTGTGTGTGGAAATGTTACATGTCAGaatgcagtggcggcgctacggggggcagGAGGGGTATTGGCTCCCCCATTCTCTCGCTTTCCCAGTTTGCGTCTCCCCCCACTTATGAGGCAAAGAACCTCCAAATCAcattaatttccactttttgcggcaattttgtgcacaATTGGTTGATTTCccccctccctgaaattcacttcccccatgcCTCTCCCTGAAAAagttctggtgccgccactgtcagAATGTGAATGTCGTGAGAAGTTTGAACATTAGTTAAGCATCACGTATGTCCCTCGTGTTAGCTAATACAAATGTTACAAATAGGACGCAAAATTTATGACCGAGGTGCTATTGGTTCAATTTTTCGAACTCTCTTGGTAAAAATAAGACGTGTTtaatatcaaatgaaatgtacatTATCAAAAAAGATATACATGTAAGAATATTTTGGATTGAAATGTATGTGTTATTAATCATTTGTGCTGTGTCATAATAAAGTACACGTTTTTGGTTAACACGAACGTATTCGACGAACTTGTCATGTAATCCGCATACAAATAATGTTTGTGATTAAGAAAAACTCCTCAAATTAATTTGCGTTAGGTAAATAGTAGGCGTAGAGAAATATTCCTGTCCCAGTAGTTTTGTCGATTAAAATGCAATAACAGGAGCGACTCGTTTACATTAAGTTCTCGCAAAAAAAAACAAGTTATGGAAATTGTCATATTAATATTAAAACCACGTACCTGCGATATGTCATTGCATATTTCATGCACCAAAGATCAATGGCATAaactttaaataaatatataaggtACCGTGCTATAAATATGCCCTGTTTGATTGTGAGAACTTTCTCGGCTTTTCATCTTCAATATGATGTGACTTATTGGCGATTAAATATACATACATATCAGAAAACGCTATGGTAGCTTTACATATACATGTAACTTTATCAAGATGTTTTTTACACACGTAGAAATAGGTGATTGTAAAATTAAGTCAAAATTTGAGTCATTACCAGTAACCAATTACATAGCGTAATGTGAGCATGTTAATACTCCCAATAAACGTCATTAATCATATGTAGCATTAAGGATATGCATCGACAGATCAATGAATAAATTCCCTGGTACAAGTAGCAGTGAATCTTACcacattttcgtcaaatttgaaATACTGCAGGTGTAATGTAAAGTACTATAGATAAAGTTTAAAGTTTAAGCTACATCTGGAGCTTGAAGTTGCAACAATACCCATCTTACCCGTTTTGATTTGTTTCCATGTTTGCGAAAGGAAGCGATTTGTGAGGGAATGGGAACTTTTAAATGCACAATATTCGTCTTCAGCGGATTTCGAATTAATTTAAACTTCACCTGAAGTATTTGAAATACTAGTAAAACATAAATGTGAGTCCGCATGTCACGTTTCTGTATGTTACTTAGTATCTTATCTATATGGCTTAGATTTCACAAGAAACCGATGAAACTTGCAAATTTCTAAGCTAAAGGTACGCCCATAAGTCGTCACCGTCAGCTTTGCGCTCCTCTCCGCCTACGTTCATCTAACTTGACATTTATTTTGTAAGTATTCTGATGTGTAACATGATAGTCATGTTACATTTTCACGTCGTTATCTTTTATTAACTTTATGCAAATTAAAGCTATACCAACGTTCATGAATTTCGATTGCAAATATATCAGCTGGAATTTATGTTACAGGGAGAGAATTACTAGAATGATGTCAGAGGATAAAACACAGTGATGGAAATATGCTCTTGACAATGAATGTAGATTTGGCGTCCTATTCATTTGCAGGCTGTTACAATATTCAAGGTCATAATATGATTAGAGTACATGTATAAGTATAATTCTAATAATTATATATAACTACCGTATAAATTTAGTTACACGTAAACGCGAAGGTCCTGTTTCCATAAATGATTGTTTTATCGGCGATCAACCTAAGATTCGttgaaaaataatattgaaaaaaatccATGTTGATCTGATTGTCTTTGCATAAACTTTTTCCCCGAACACAAGTTatggaaattgtcataaaattGATATTAAAACCACGTACCTGCGATTTGTCATGGCATATTTCATGCACCGAAGATCAATGGCGGCATAaactttaaataaatatataaggtATCGTGATATAACTATGCCCTGTTTGATTGTGAGAACTTTCTCTGCTTTTCATCTTCAATATGATGTGACTTATTGGCGATTAAATATACATACATATCAGAAAACGCTTTGGTAGCTATACATATACATATAACTTTATCAAGATGTTTTTTACACACGTAGAAATAGGTGATTGTAAAATAAAGTCAACATTTGAGTCATTACCAGTTACATAGCGTAATGTTAGCATGTTAATACTCCCAATAAACGCCATTAATCATAATGTAGCATTTAAGGATATGCATCGACTGATCAATGTATAAAGTCCCTGGGACAAGTAGCAGTAAATCTTACAACATTTTCGGAAAATTTAAAATACTGCAGGTGTAATGTAAAGTACTATAGATAAAGTTTAAAGTTTTAGCTACATCTGGAACTTGAAGTTGCAGCAATACCCACCTTACCCGTTTTAATTTGTTTCCATGTTTGTGAAATAAAGTGATTTGTGAGGGAATAGGAACGTTTAAATGTACAATATTCATCTTCAGCGGATTTCGAATCAATTTAAACTTCATCTGAAGTATTTGAAATACTAGTAAAACATAAATGTGAGTCCGCATGTCACGTTTCTGTATGTTACTTAGTATTTTATATATATGGCTTAGATTTCACAAGAAACCGATGAAACTTGCAAATTTCTAAGCTAAAGGTACGCCCATAAGTCGTCACCGTCAGCTTTGCGCTCCTCTCCGCCTACGTTCATCTAACTTGACATTTATTTTGTAAGTATTCTGATGTGTAATATGATAGTCATGTTACATTTTCACGTCGTTATCTTTTATTAACTTTTTGCAAATTATAAGCTATACCAACGTTCATAAATTTCGATTGCAAATATATCAGCTGGAATTTAAATTGCAG
Proteins encoded:
- the LOC140160698 gene encoding somatostatin receptor type 2-like — translated: MSQDNTYLEEHSNKTSLFDIGGGKCAVIFNVSVQESESYRYSRGETLLLTVLLPFILVFGVIGNGLFIYVAVRIPHMRTITNRYLVSLSVADVIFLLAAIGHKMWKFARTPVRGDDSPLGTLGCVWIYFLSDVAYFASLMFVTLVSIDRYVAVCRPQERHSLIKGKAFEIIALCWVFSALLAASLTPGNLNLSVYCLNWPTEEPYNSWPDIIRFCEPLKHFRWISSFSTGLQTIPFFITLVLNIYFYVAIIRGLDQCIRRMSQHGVQKNTDTGMRNQIAKMLVVNGVVFFCFLTPFEIYSLFGMVAISRSKEGSPTHLIKNEDIRSYILLLSQFLSYVNSAVNPIIYTIMCRRYKQAFKEALLPASCTRPQEFDKGTISEQSCRTGRMELTTQDKKETNI